The Mercenaria mercenaria strain notata chromosome 6, MADL_Memer_1, whole genome shotgun sequence genome contains the following window.
CTCCTGTGGTTTCATTTTTCCAACTAGTCTGGAATTGTATATAAAAATGCTGAATTctctattttatttaacaaattaggGTGTGTGAACCTGAAGTCTTCCTCTAACAAAGAATGTTGGACAGAAGACAACTGTTGTTTGAAGATTGCTATTCTTGCCTTGCTGTCCGGTAGCGGGGTGTACACCCGTCTGTCCATTATTTGTCGTAAAGAAAAGTCCTCTGCCATTTTCCAGGGTTTATTCGTAATGCCAATAATACACAGAGTGCCTATAATAAGAAAACGGCAACCAGGTTCATAAGATTTCATACGATCCTGATTACatgtaataaagaaataatttataacaaaagagtgttttaacacttatttatgcacgatgggcggttatacgtcgggcgtagccctcgtgaaattatttgtacgacgtattaccgctcGAGTGTATaagtagtgttaaaatacggttttggtatatattatttcgattctaatatgcccttaatctaaaacagcagataaaatatagtagcgctctttcttggtcgcaacaaaaacattgacgtcaccgcacgttaacgtgacgtcattctagcgtaagagtgttttaacagagaaaagcatattagaattgtattttgatatttacaagTAACCTATTAGCTATACACGTCAGTACCAAAATAACTTTTACttttatctttcattttgatttcaacatcaaatgaaaataatttagaaaCTTTATAGCACTCCAAATGGAGTTTTCATGCTGGAGTCAACTTTGTTCCGTTTTTGCATTCGCTTATTAATCCTTAATATTCAACCTTAGAAAAACGTGCCATAAGCTGAGATATTGACTCATAAATACaccaaattacaaaaaaaaaatatctagatCTACATGCGTGATTTTTGTTGAAGACTTcttatatattgataaatttgATTTACCCGTGGTTGCCAATAAGGCCAATTCTTGTCTCTGGTTTGTACTTAGCAGGTAGTTTTCATgtatcaattaaaggcatatacatgtatttagtttaCGATCAAAGGCAGTTCATAATTgcgaaatgaaataaaatgagaCAAATATAGGCTATTCCGCTTGCATTACCGACGCAGACGTTTCTGCCAGCTTATTTCCTTAAAACTTCGATGGCTGGATCCGCGATCTGCCGATACCGAGCTTTTATCTAAATGTACTGAATACTGACGAACAGCGTCAACGGTTTCAGCAATTTCGTACTGCATATCCAATATACTTTGTTTGAGACCGCAATGATTTCCTTTCCTAACAGTGACGTCAGAAAATGCAACTTTATGCTTACTTTCATGGCAATTTGAACGGAAATATCGTGTAAATGAGACAAAGTCTTCCTTCAGTCTTCTGCCACTCTCTGTATTTCCGCATTGGTCACTCAGTACTTCAAAATCATCAATAAACATCACACTGAATTTGCAGCCCTCAGCTTTCCTGAACATTGCTCGTAACGCTCTggttttatgaaacaaaacaaaaatgactcACATGAGTTGTGTTTTGGTTATGTTGGGGTTTAACTCACACACACTCGATTTCGATCATAAGACAACAATGCAGGAATACCCTATCTGCCCCTCTAGGAATGACTGTAGGCATGTGTTATCTCCTGCAAACTATCAGGATGAAAGATCTTTACGCCAAAGACGTTCCCAAACACACAGTGGGTTAGGGACAAGCAATACGAAGAccacaaaattttgcaatttccaATTTCTGATGCCTACATTTACgtacatttttgaaaaacaatccTGTAACTAATATTTCCTATTATCGTTTAATGATATCATATAAAAGTAAGTTTAATCGCTCATTTGACAATAACTTAAAAGAAATGGCATGTCAACTACACTCCAGtgtcttccccccccccccccccaccccaccacggGTTTCAAAGGAAAGCAAAACAAGAGCAACGTTTGCGTCATGTAAGAGCTTGATATTGATAGCacatgcacgagttctgcagcagaAACTTACGGTATCTAACCTCGCTAACTTATTGATGATGAACCCTTGTAAAAAATCGAACATATATATCGTAGTTTTCAAGAAAAGTGAACCTAAACACAAGAAACTGTATGGGTAGTTTTTATTTTACTTGCTTTCAAAGTGGGGATTAGGATGGGTGGCTGGAgcagagagagggagagagagagagagagttattAAGTCCGAAACGAAACCCCAAGTGCGCAACTTTACAGACTGaataaggtttcatgaatctagaTCAAATACGTTTGAAGATGTGCAAGTTAAggccttttatgcatattttttacaatgaatatttttgacaaagtcttcgGCCATTACTCTAGTCTAACCGAGTCAAATCCCACACAAAACCATGACCACAGCTGCAGAATTTCGTATGCTGAAAAACATCcctataaagttttcaaaaacaccttttgagatacatgcgtCATAGTTCGGCCAAGtcagtcaagggccataactctggcccaTATTCATCAAAAACTTAGACTTAAGAACGGCAAATTGAGTAACTTTGTCTATAGCTTATTCATACTGCTGAAATTTCACTGAACCATCATTAGCTTCAGCTTGAAGATTCCTGCAAAGTTTCATTGCAACGTATATATATTTAGGATTTTAAAGTTTAACTTTCAGACTTTATGACCATGGATGTATGACTGTGTACAAGTTATGTATAGATCAAATTGtctaatttatatttctgtactAAAAGGCATGcctattttaaaatgtttgatggCATATTGTTTTCTCACACTGTTCAAAGAGACATAAATAATCAACTTGGTtcgacttgaaaaaaaaagaatcttacTTTGTAGGATGTTTCTGCCACCTTGAAAGAAGATCATATGCCGATATTTTATAACACAGTACATTGCACGTGCTCAGCTCGGCAATCGTTACTTGCACCAACAGTGTTTTTCCCACTCCAGGCGGctgataaaatgaaaacaaaaaatgtagTACATATGCAATTAAATCGGTGCATAAAGACCTTAATTTGGTACAGAGCCATAAGATAATAACAGGTGTTTATAACATATATCTAtgagcatgttagaatgaaaataaacgaGACCTTTTTGTGGTTTAACGTCTGGTATACCACGATATATTCAGTTTCTTGTATATTTAAGCTCTTGGGACTTACGCTCCCGTGGTTAAATAGctgaactgtgataaatcagTTAAAACATAGCAAACGAAAAGGCTttgatttttaacaaattatttcagaGTTATTCAACAGTACAGTCCTGTTAATCCTCCGTATTAAACGGTATTGTCCTGTCAAATCTTAGTATTCAACGGTATTGCCCTGGCAAATCGTCATGGAAACATTTACTGTTTTCAGTGAATGGAGTTCGCGAACTTCTTACATAATAATGAATTGTAACATTTCAGTtaataataattcataacaaatatatGCATACCGGTAACAACACAATATTATTTCACTGTAACACTATTCTAATTACTCTACCGTTCAAGACTATGTTTGGTTTCtgaataaaatttatcaaaaacttacaCCATATATGAGAAATCCTGTTGAGCGCACCCCACCTGCAAAAGTAATCTCTTTTCAATAGATGGATTTACACATCGCGATATCCTTAGCAACGGAAAAAactgtattatttatatatattgaatGGAACATAGTGTTTTGACCATAGCGTCGTCTTTGCAAATGTAAACGTATGAAAGATAAAAACCATGTTGccgttattaaaaaaaaaggaacaacGGAAAAAACCGTTTAAAAAAGATTTACTGGTGGCTCAGGTGTCGAAAAGTGTTGATAATATGTCAGACAGATGGTATATTGAATGGAACTTTATGGATGAACATTTAGCGcccagtaatatgagctatatacGTTACCAACAATTTGTGTTGAACTAGCTTTGTTCGTTCGTTATAGTTCCGATTCTAACTTCATTAATACCTGTGAAAAGGTGCGGAAACTTTACTGGTACAATTACATATGCTTTCATCTTTTCGCATGCCGTCTCGATTCCAGCAACATCTTCCCATTTTGTACTTGGTGCCTCGCTTACCTCGGCATCTGAAAACAGTTTAGATCTAATATGATTAGCTTTATTGCTGATGAAAGTCAAAATCTAGAGTTCTGCACCAAATGTTTTAAGTAACAAttaaatgatattgtaaaatggctatattttacatgttgaggatatatatatatggtcCTTATATAGATTCTATTCCAGTTAAAGAATTGAGTGAATGATtacaaaatatttgcaaacagAATTTCAAGGTGATATATACGTCCGTGACCATATTCGGGAATGAATAAATAAGTTCTGCTTAGCTAATTATAAATTTCTTGCAATTTTACAGAGATCTCTAGATCTACATGTTGACTCACTGTCGCATAGATTTCTATCAGAGCTACCATGGTCCCCTCCTCTCAAGACCATGTACTGACCTGTAACTACTGAGAATGATGTAAACTTAGCTtatataataaatgttgtttagttATTTGACAAAACAGTGATGCCCGTTTCAATCGTTCTCTTGGAATATGAAACTACATTTTATCAATCTCAGGCTGATTCAATGGCGTTGACTGGCATCATGACTGTGTAATGACGAAAGAACTCCTGTTAACGACACCGCCAGAGATCAAAACCTCAACTCACCAAAGGTGAATATTATTCCACATTTGGAAAAAGAAGCTTAGTAAATTAACATTTCCAGACCAAAAacctttgaaataaatatatttcagtccCGCTCTAAAGAAATTACACAGCGTTTAtctattaattaataattaagtCAACAATTTAACAAATTCAAAAACTAAAGAAAATTAATACTTATGgagcaaaataaaaatgttttacattgaaGAAATTCTCTGATATCTTTATCATCGTTGATCTCTCTGAAAATAACAAACAGACTGGGGAAAATATATAATATGGCATAATGGCCAATATTGAGGTAATCCTACACGTTTGAAACACacattgttctacaatgtagatttattTTCAAAGCAACATTATATGTGACGGAATTTCAACCAGAAAAAACAACGtgtatttgaagtttgaaaatatttatactcAAGTCAGTTTTCACAATGGGCTTCTATTGGAAAATCAcactttttatgacattttcgCGAAAATGAAGAAAGTTTAAcaaaacagattttattgtaatttttataGTAGTAGATTTACCTACTTTCAATCATATGTCCAAGCAAAGTGCTTGCTTGATTTATCACAATATCAGAAACCTACATACTGCTTATTTTCAAAGCAACATTATATGTGACGGAATTTCAACCAGAAAAAACAAcgtgtattttaagtttgaaaatatttatactcAAGTCAGTTTTCACAATGGGCTTCTATTGGAAAATCAcactttttatgacattttcgCGAAAATGAAGAAAGTTTAAcaaaacagattttattgtaat
Protein-coding sequences here:
- the LOC123548510 gene encoding vacuolar protein sorting-associated protein 4B-like yields the protein MSEQANGEINDDKDIREFLQYAEVSEAPSTKWEDVAGIETACEKMKAYVIVPVKFPHLFTGGVRSTGFLIYGPPGVGKTLLVQVTIAELSTCNVLCYKISAYDLLSRWQKHPTKALRAMFRKAEGCKFSVMFIDDFEVLSDQCGNTESGRRLKEDFVSFTRYFRSNCHESTLCIIGITNKPWKMAEDFSLRQIMDRRVYTPLPDSKARIAIFKQQLSSVQHSLLEEDFRMLGERSDGLSGADISTVVRDSSMQPIRKIQVATHFKQISGPCSEDPNKIVDDLLTPCSRDDPGAIEMDWTQIEANKLAPQVLTMDDVMKSL